A genomic window from Glycine max cultivar Williams 82 chromosome 17, Glycine_max_v4.0, whole genome shotgun sequence includes:
- the LOC121173875 gene encoding pentatricopeptide repeat-containing protein At5g38730-like, producing MLRNELELMNKSLEESEAQLQGRTVESNELVSQIALLKKEAKRSLDELNRMKNLKYEKELAGRVLQSELEALRTQYNDLKSYLLGDEAEKENVRKQVFQLKGELKKKDDALMNIEKKMLSQDGRIRDANKVLNEMTESKIEAQNITCNTLINAYYKFGELKSALKFKNKLLEAGLKRDPFTYKALIHGFYKMNELERANELMFSMVDAGFTPSYCTFSWIGDGYNKKDNMDAVLALPDE from the exons atgttaagaAATGAGTTGGAGCTTATGAATAAATCACTTGAGGAATCTGAGGCTCAGTTACAGGGTAGAACAGTGGAAAGCAATGAGCTGGTGAGTCAAATTGCTTTATTGAAGAAGGAAGCAAAAAGGTCACTTGATGAGCTAAATAGGATGAAGAATCTCAAGTATGAAAAAGAGTTGGCGGGTAGAGTGTTGCAGTCAGAGTTAGAAGCACTTAGAACTCAATATAATGACTTGAAAAGTTATCTTCTTGGGGATGAGGCTGAGAAAGAAAATGTAAGAAAGCAAGTTTTCCAGCTAAAGGGTGAACTAAAGAAAAAAGACGACGCGTTAATGAACATTGAGAAGAAAAT GCTGTCCCAAGATGGCAGGATAAGGGATGCAAACAAAGTCTTGAATGAGATGACTGAAAGTAAAATTGAAGCTCAGAATATCACATGCAACACACTAATTAATGCTTACTACAAGTTTGGAGAGTTGAAATCAGCTTTGAAATTTAAGAACAAGCTGTTAGAAGCTGGTCTAAAACGTGATCCATTTACATATAAAGCATTAATTCATGGGTTCTACAAGATGAATGAACTAGAAAGGGCAAATGAGTTAATGTTCAGCATGGTTGATGCTGGATTTACACCCAGTTATTGCACATTCTCATGGATTGGAGATGGCTACAATAAGAAAGACAATATGGATGCAGTTTTAGCACTTCCAGATGAGTAA